One Azoarcus sp. DN11 DNA segment encodes these proteins:
- a CDS encoding PQQ-dependent sugar dehydrogenase, whose amino-acid sequence MNRFSSSPLTEPGVRAGRRKRWRGCVAATCSLIVSFGLPPVADAQTIVRSEAGPVRVTEVASGLETPWSLAFLPDGNMLVTERPGRLRLVSPDGKLSAPILNVPRVHAVGQGGLLDVVIGPNFTRDRLIWLSFAQPTSKGARTAVARARLDDTARSLQNVEIVFAQREDPDGRNHWGSRLVFDREGNLFVTLGDRFSYRDSAQDLGSHLGKIVRIRPDGGIPPDNPFVGKAGVQPEIWSYGHRNVQGAALHPVTGKLWAHEHGPQGGDEVNVVRAGGNYGWPVITYGKEYVTGFSIGEGTERADVVPPVRVWIPSIAPSGMAFYTGDAFPKWKGSLFVGALRGQLLARLELDGEKVVREERLLTELGKRIRDVRQGPDGKLYLLDETDGRILRLDPG is encoded by the coding sequence ATGAATCGATTCTCGTCGTCACCTCTGACCGAGCCTGGCGTGCGCGCAGGCCGACGGAAGCGCTGGCGGGGCTGCGTCGCCGCCACGTGCTCGCTGATCGTGTCCTTCGGCCTTCCCCCCGTCGCAGACGCGCAGACGATCGTGCGCAGCGAAGCGGGGCCGGTCCGTGTCACCGAAGTCGCGAGCGGGCTGGAAACGCCCTGGTCGCTCGCCTTCCTGCCCGACGGAAACATGCTGGTCACCGAACGCCCGGGACGTCTGCGCCTCGTTTCGCCCGATGGAAAGCTTTCCGCGCCGATCCTCAACGTTCCCCGGGTCCATGCCGTGGGGCAGGGCGGCTTGCTCGACGTCGTCATCGGCCCGAACTTCACCCGCGACCGGCTCATCTGGCTCTCGTTCGCACAGCCGACGTCCAAGGGCGCGCGCACGGCGGTCGCTCGCGCACGGCTGGACGACACTGCCCGCAGCCTGCAGAACGTCGAGATCGTCTTCGCCCAGCGTGAAGACCCCGATGGCCGCAACCACTGGGGATCGCGCCTGGTGTTCGACCGCGAAGGGAACCTCTTCGTCACCCTCGGCGACCGCTTTTCCTACCGGGACAGCGCGCAGGATCTCGGGAGCCACCTCGGCAAGATCGTCCGGATCCGCCCCGATGGCGGCATCCCGCCGGACAATCCCTTCGTCGGCAAGGCCGGTGTCCAACCGGAAATCTGGTCCTACGGCCACCGCAACGTCCAGGGTGCCGCGCTGCACCCTGTCACCGGAAAATTGTGGGCACACGAGCATGGACCGCAGGGCGGAGACGAGGTGAATGTGGTCCGCGCCGGCGGCAACTACGGTTGGCCGGTCATCACCTACGGGAAAGAGTACGTCACCGGATTCAGCATCGGCGAGGGGACGGAACGGGCCGACGTGGTGCCGCCCGTCCGCGTCTGGATCCCCTCCATCGCGCCGTCCGGGATGGCGTTCTACACTGGCGACGCGTTTCCGAAATGGAAGGGCAGCCTGTTCGTCGGTGCGCTGCGCGGCCAGTTGCTTGCCCGGCTCGAGCTGGACGGGGAGAAGGTCGTCCGGGAGGAGCGCCTGCTTACCGAGCTGGGCAAGCGGATTCGCGACGTACGCCAGGGGCCCGATGGCAAGCTCTACCTCCTCGACGAAACCGACGGCCGGATCCTGCGGCTCGACCCCGGCTGA
- a CDS encoding thioredoxin family protein — MNAPTLPELLVVCLCAEWCGTCREYRAGFEALAGQWPQAAFHWVDVEDDADVAGDLDIENFPTLLIQRGDLVLFFGTMLPQHVFLQRTLETLTALGEDEARAYAFANDERRAWQQECNLRPALEQHLARKAA, encoded by the coding sequence ATGAACGCCCCTACCCTGCCCGAACTGCTCGTCGTCTGCCTGTGCGCCGAATGGTGCGGGACCTGTCGCGAGTATCGCGCCGGGTTCGAGGCGCTCGCGGGGCAATGGCCGCAGGCCGCGTTCCACTGGGTGGACGTCGAGGACGATGCGGACGTCGCCGGCGACCTCGACATCGAGAACTTCCCCACCTTGCTGATCCAGCGCGGGGATCTGGTGCTGTTCTTCGGCACGATGCTGCCGCAGCACGTCTTCCTGCAGCGCACGCTTGAAACGCTCACCGCCCTCGGCGAGGACGAGGCGCGCGCGTACGCGTTCGCCAACGACGAACGGCGCGCCTGGCAGCAGGAATGCAATCTTCGCCCCGCGCTTGAACAGCATCTCGCGCGCAAGGCTGCCTGA
- a CDS encoding GntR family transcriptional regulator produces the protein MASPLEQLAVPRVLRLSASDQIAGSLRDAIVGGHLATDEVLRQDEIAARFHVSKIPVREALKRLEAEGLVRFAKNRGAVVAGLSQAEILEYMDIRALLEARAAGLAAARISDERLNDARQKLAEFGASQDPGRWGELNWLFHSTLYADADRPILLAEIRALYDKLERYVRALLAMTAQTEMPKTQSEHSAILDAFARRDPDAAASLTRAHVLDAGASLVQYLKNHRHHGGNT, from the coding sequence ATGGCTTCGCCACTCGAACAACTCGCAGTTCCGCGCGTATTGCGGCTCTCGGCATCCGACCAGATTGCCGGTTCGCTGCGCGACGCTATTGTCGGGGGGCATCTCGCGACCGACGAGGTGCTGCGCCAGGATGAGATCGCGGCTCGTTTCCATGTCAGCAAGATCCCGGTGCGCGAGGCACTGAAGCGGCTGGAAGCGGAAGGCCTGGTACGTTTCGCGAAGAACCGTGGTGCTGTCGTGGCCGGCCTCTCGCAGGCCGAGATCCTCGAGTACATGGACATCCGCGCGCTGCTGGAAGCGCGCGCAGCCGGGCTCGCCGCAGCCCGGATCAGCGATGAACGCCTGAACGACGCACGCCAAAAGCTTGCGGAGTTCGGCGCGTCGCAGGACCCCGGACGCTGGGGCGAACTGAACTGGCTGTTCCACTCGACGCTGTATGCAGACGCCGACCGGCCGATCCTGCTGGCGGAGATCCGCGCGCTGTACGACAAGCTGGAACGCTACGTGCGCGCGCTGCTCGCGATGACGGCGCAGACCGAGATGCCCAAGACGCAAAGCGAACACAGCGCGATCCTCGATGCGTTCGCAAGGCGCGACCCCGACGCTGCGGCGTCCCTGACGCGGGCCCATGTGCTCGATGCGGGGGCGTCGCTCGTGCAGTACCTGAAGAACCACAGACACCACGGAGGAAACACATGA
- a CDS encoding branched-chain amino acid ABC transporter substrate-binding protein codes for MKKTLIATAFLALGAQAQLAHADLTVAIAGPMTGQYASAGDQIRRGAEMAITDINAKGGVLGQKLKLEVGDDACDPKQAVSVANTMVNKKIVFMHGHWCSSSTIPASEVYVEADIPMATVSTNPQVTERGLKNVFRIMGRDDQQGLVAGGYIADHFKGKKVAVLDDKSAYGKGLADEMAKAMTAKGLKPTLRESITAGEKDYSGIVTKLKQAGVEVLAYGGYHTEVALILRQAQQAGLKLTVMGGDTMTNSELVTAAGANADNVMFTFSPDPRKNPDAAPVVKRFRDAKVEPEGYVMYAYAAFQLFAEAATQAKSTKFADLEKAMRGGTFKTVIGDLSFDAKGDQKKPGFVVYQWKGGQYDYAAK; via the coding sequence ATGAAGAAGACCCTGATTGCGACCGCCTTCCTCGCGCTCGGCGCGCAGGCCCAGCTCGCCCACGCCGACCTGACGGTGGCGATCGCGGGCCCGATGACCGGCCAGTACGCCTCGGCCGGCGACCAGATCCGCCGCGGCGCGGAGATGGCGATCACCGACATCAACGCCAAGGGCGGCGTGCTCGGTCAGAAGCTCAAGCTCGAAGTCGGCGATGACGCCTGCGATCCGAAGCAGGCGGTGTCGGTCGCGAACACGATGGTAAACAAGAAGATCGTGTTCATGCATGGCCACTGGTGCTCGAGCTCGACGATTCCCGCCTCCGAAGTGTACGTCGAGGCCGACATCCCGATGGCGACCGTGTCGACCAACCCGCAGGTCACAGAGCGCGGGCTGAAGAACGTCTTCCGCATCATGGGCCGCGACGACCAGCAGGGCCTGGTTGCGGGCGGCTACATCGCCGACCACTTCAAGGGCAAGAAGGTCGCCGTGCTCGACGACAAGAGCGCCTACGGCAAGGGCCTGGCCGACGAGATGGCCAAGGCGATGACCGCCAAGGGCCTGAAGCCGACGCTGCGCGAGTCGATCACCGCGGGCGAGAAGGACTACTCGGGCATCGTGACCAAGCTCAAGCAGGCCGGCGTCGAAGTGCTGGCCTACGGCGGCTACCACACCGAAGTCGCGCTGATCCTGCGCCAGGCGCAGCAGGCCGGCCTGAAGCTGACCGTGATGGGCGGCGACACGATGACCAACTCGGAACTCGTCACCGCCGCGGGCGCGAACGCGGACAACGTGATGTTCACGTTCTCGCCCGATCCGCGCAAGAACCCGGATGCCGCGCCGGTCGTGAAGCGCTTCCGCGACGCCAAGGTCGAGCCGGAAGGCTACGTGATGTACGCCTACGCCGCATTCCAGCTCTTTGCGGAAGCCGCAACCCAGGCCAAGAGCACCAAGTTCGCCGACCTGGAGAAGGCGATGCGCGGCGGCACCTTCAAGACGGTGATCGGCGACCTCTCCTTCGACGCGAAGGGCGACCAGAAGAAGCCCGGCTTCGTCGTCTACCAGTGGAAGGGCGGCCAGTACGACTACGCTGCCAAGTAA
- a CDS encoding branched-chain amino acid ABC transporter permease LivH (LivHMGF is the membrane component of the LIV-I/LS branched-chain amino acid transporter), with amino-acid sequence MAYALQQLINGLTLGAVYGLIAIGYTMVYGIIGMINFAHGDIFMVSAFIAVTAFTLLAAFDITSLPLALTAVLITAIFFTSAYGWAVERMAYRPLRGSTRLAPLISAIGMSIFLQNMVQLTQGARVKPIPPVIEGGIELWRTADFTVQVSWTQIMIMLVTIVLMVAFTWLITQTAFGRQQRACEQDSTMTALLGINVDRTISATFMLGAALAAVAGVMVTVYYGVVDFFIGFVAGIKAFTAAVLGGIGSLPGAMLGGLIIGLIESFWAAYLSPEYKDVATFAILILVLMFRPSGLLGRPEVEKV; translated from the coding sequence GTGGCATATGCATTGCAACAGCTCATCAACGGCCTGACGCTGGGGGCCGTGTACGGCCTGATCGCGATCGGCTACACGATGGTGTACGGCATCATCGGCATGATCAACTTCGCCCACGGCGACATCTTCATGGTGAGCGCGTTCATCGCGGTCACCGCCTTCACGCTGCTGGCGGCCTTCGACATCACGTCGCTGCCGCTGGCGCTCACCGCGGTGCTGATCACCGCGATCTTCTTCACGTCGGCCTACGGCTGGGCGGTCGAGCGCATGGCCTACCGGCCCCTGCGCGGCTCGACCCGCCTGGCGCCGCTGATCTCCGCGATCGGCATGTCGATCTTCCTGCAGAACATGGTGCAGCTCACGCAAGGCGCGCGCGTGAAGCCGATTCCGCCGGTGATCGAAGGGGGCATCGAGCTGTGGCGGACGGCCGACTTCACGGTGCAGGTGTCGTGGACCCAGATCATGATCATGCTCGTGACGATCGTGCTGATGGTGGCCTTCACCTGGCTGATCACGCAGACCGCGTTCGGCCGCCAGCAGCGCGCCTGCGAGCAGGACAGCACGATGACGGCACTGCTCGGCATCAACGTCGATCGCACGATCTCGGCCACCTTCATGCTCGGCGCGGCGCTGGCCGCCGTCGCGGGCGTGATGGTGACCGTGTACTACGGCGTGGTCGACTTCTTCATCGGCTTCGTCGCAGGCATCAAGGCCTTCACCGCCGCGGTGCTGGGCGGCATCGGATCGCTGCCGGGCGCGATGCTCGGCGGCCTCATCATCGGCCTGATCGAGTCGTTCTGGGCGGCTTATCTCTCGCCCGAATACAAGGACGTCGCGACCTTCGCGATCCTGATCCTCGTGCTGATGTTCCGCCCGAGCGGACTCCTCGGCCGTCCTGAAGTGGAGAAGGTCTGA
- the livM gene encoding high-affinity branched-chain amino acid ABC transporter permease LivM: MSAVIIARHARTPAERFKDAAWVAFVALLLGIPMVGLTTVDQGGALTVQTRFGMLGIFVGVSFAGRFIFRWVMDQIRGRRAAKSAVAKVDRTPLAIKVIGWAVLGASVALPIMFSENRYMIDTATTVLIYVMLGWGLNVVVGLAGLLDLGYVAFYAVGAYTYALLFSHFGWTFWEALPVAGAMAATFGILLGYPILRLRGDYLAIVTLGFGEIIRVILVNWTELSNGPNGIGSIPRPTLFGLPFERSPAEGTQSFATFFGVEFSGMHRIIFLYYLILVLALLTNVFVSRLRKLPVGRAWEALREDEIACKAMGMNVTNVKLSAFAIGAMLGGFAGVFFAARQGFISPESFTFTESATILAIVVLGGMGSQLGVVLAALVLVLLPELGRNFSEYRMLMFGTAMVLIMVWKPSGLLASREPTIRLNKAAATGGEA, from the coding sequence ATGAGCGCCGTCATCATCGCGCGCCACGCGCGCACGCCGGCCGAGCGCTTCAAGGACGCGGCCTGGGTGGCTTTCGTCGCGCTGCTGCTGGGCATTCCGATGGTCGGCCTGACGACCGTCGACCAGGGCGGCGCCCTGACCGTCCAGACCCGTTTCGGCATGCTCGGGATCTTCGTCGGCGTGTCCTTCGCCGGCCGTTTCATCTTCCGCTGGGTCATGGACCAGATCCGTGGCCGTCGCGCGGCGAAATCCGCGGTGGCGAAGGTCGATCGCACGCCGCTGGCGATCAAGGTGATCGGCTGGGCAGTGCTCGGTGCGTCGGTCGCACTGCCGATCATGTTCTCCGAAAACCGCTACATGATCGACACGGCCACGACGGTGCTGATCTACGTCATGCTGGGCTGGGGGCTGAACGTCGTCGTCGGCCTCGCCGGCCTGCTCGACCTCGGCTACGTCGCCTTCTACGCGGTCGGTGCCTATACCTACGCCCTGCTCTTCTCGCACTTCGGCTGGACCTTCTGGGAGGCCTTGCCGGTAGCGGGCGCGATGGCGGCGACCTTCGGCATCCTGCTCGGTTACCCGATCCTGCGCCTGCGCGGCGACTATCTCGCCATCGTGACGCTGGGCTTCGGCGAGATCATCCGCGTGATCCTCGTGAACTGGACGGAGCTCTCGAACGGCCCCAACGGCATCGGCTCGATCCCGCGCCCGACGCTGTTCGGACTGCCCTTCGAACGCAGCCCGGCCGAAGGCACGCAGAGCTTCGCGACCTTCTTCGGCGTCGAATTCTCGGGCATGCACCGGATCATCTTCCTGTACTACCTGATCCTGGTGCTCGCGCTGCTCACCAACGTGTTCGTGTCGCGCCTGCGGAAGCTGCCGGTCGGCCGTGCGTGGGAAGCGCTGCGCGAGGACGAGATCGCGTGCAAAGCGATGGGCATGAACGTGACCAACGTGAAGCTGTCGGCCTTCGCGATCGGCGCGATGCTGGGCGGTTTCGCCGGGGTGTTCTTCGCGGCGCGCCAGGGCTTCATCTCGCCCGAGAGCTTCACCTTCACCGAGTCGGCGACGATCCTCGCGATCGTCGTGCTGGGCGGCATGGGCAGCCAGCTGGGCGTCGTGCTCGCGGCGCTCGTGCTGGTGCTGCTCCCGGAACTGGGCCGCAACTTCTCCGAGTACCGCATGCTGATGTTCGGCACGGCGATGGTGCTGATCATGGTGTGGAAGCCGAGCGGCCTGCTCGCGTCGCGCGAACCGACGATCCGTCTCAACAAGGCCGCGGCCACGGGAGGTGAAGCATGA
- a CDS encoding ATP-binding cassette domain-containing protein, whose amino-acid sequence MSATLLSVENLTMRFGGLTAIDNLSVSVPAGKITAIIGPNGAGKTTFFNCLTGFYKPTTGGVRLAHPKKGEMCLETMTGHRVARDAQVVRTFQNIRLFPKMTVLENLIVAQHNFLQDASRFSIAGIFRLPGYRKAEAEALKTAAHWLERLGLTDIADVAAGDLPYGTQRRIEIARALCVDPVLLCLDEPAAGLNPRESAELNTLLLSLCREEGIAILLIEHDMSVVMNVSDHICVLNYGRKIAEGTPEEIRNDPQVIKAYLGEDDEDTASGEKAA is encoded by the coding sequence ATGAGCGCGACCCTGCTCTCCGTCGAGAACCTGACGATGCGGTTCGGCGGCCTCACTGCCATCGACAACCTGTCGGTGTCGGTGCCCGCCGGCAAGATCACGGCGATCATCGGCCCGAACGGGGCCGGCAAGACGACCTTCTTCAACTGCCTGACCGGCTTCTACAAGCCGACCACCGGCGGCGTGCGCCTCGCCCATCCGAAGAAAGGCGAGATGTGCCTGGAAACGATGACCGGCCACCGCGTCGCCCGCGATGCGCAGGTCGTCCGCACCTTCCAGAACATCCGCCTCTTCCCGAAGATGACGGTGCTGGAGAACCTGATCGTCGCGCAGCACAACTTCCTGCAGGATGCCTCGCGCTTCTCGATCGCCGGCATCTTCCGGCTGCCGGGCTACCGCAAGGCGGAGGCCGAGGCGCTGAAGACGGCCGCGCACTGGCTCGAGCGCCTGGGCCTCACCGACATCGCCGACGTTGCGGCGGGCGACCTGCCCTACGGCACGCAGCGGCGCATCGAGATCGCGCGCGCGCTGTGCGTCGATCCGGTGCTGCTGTGCCTCGACGAGCCGGCGGCGGGCCTCAACCCGCGCGAATCGGCCGAGCTCAACACGCTGCTGCTGTCGCTGTGCCGCGAGGAAGGCATCGCGATCCTGCTGATCGAGCACGACATGAGCGTCGTGATGAACGTGTCGGACCACATCTGCGTGCTCAACTACGGCCGCAAGATCGCCGAGGGCACGCCCGAGGAAATCCGCAACGACCCGCAAGTCATCAAGGCCTATCTCGGCGAGGATGACGAGGACACCGCATCCGGGGAGAAAGCCGCATGA
- a CDS encoding ABC transporter ATP-binding protein, protein MLHLEGVHAHYGHIHALRGIDVEVQVGEIVTLIGANGAGKSTLMMSLFGKPGASQGRIVFDGEDITRVPSHLISRRGIAIVPEGRRIFPRMTVMENLLMGTAFADPANFDADIGRVYAMFPILGERAAQRAGTLSGGEQQMLAIGRALMSRPKLLLLDEPSLGLAPIYIKRIFQIIRELNTEHGMTVLLVEQNAHHALRVAHRGYVLQHGEIVLAGTGQELLASPEVRAAYLEGGH, encoded by the coding sequence ATGCTGCACTTGGAGGGCGTACACGCCCATTACGGCCATATCCACGCGCTGCGCGGCATCGACGTCGAGGTGCAGGTCGGCGAGATCGTGACGCTGATCGGCGCCAACGGCGCGGGCAAGTCGACGCTGATGATGAGCCTGTTCGGCAAGCCGGGGGCATCGCAGGGCCGCATCGTGTTCGACGGCGAGGACATCACGCGCGTGCCGAGCCACCTGATCTCGCGCCGCGGGATCGCGATCGTGCCCGAAGGCCGCCGCATCTTCCCGCGCATGACGGTGATGGAAAACCTGTTGATGGGCACCGCTTTCGCCGACCCGGCGAACTTCGATGCCGATATCGGGCGCGTCTACGCGATGTTCCCGATCCTGGGGGAACGTGCGGCACAGCGCGCCGGCACGCTGTCGGGCGGCGAGCAGCAGATGCTCGCGATCGGCCGCGCGCTGATGAGCCGGCCGAAGCTCTTGCTGCTCGACGAACCCTCGCTGGGGCTTGCGCCGATCTACATCAAGCGCATCTTCCAGATCATCCGCGAGCTCAACACCGAGCACGGCATGACGGTGCTGCTGGTCGAGCAGAACGCCCACCACGCGCTGCGCGTCGCCCATCGCGGCTACGTGCTGCAGCACGGCGAGATCGTGCTGGCGGGGACGGGGCAGGAACTGCTCGCGAGCCCCGAGGTACGCGCGGCTTACCTGGAGGGCGGGCATTGA
- a CDS encoding DMT family transporter, translating to MTDRAAAPPRWLPFAVLGIGLLAVSFGAIFARLAQGEGVPSFTVATWRLGLAALIITPVALFQSHRALKDLNRRQCLLALAAGFFLALHFATWVSSLEYTSVASSTALVTTNPLWIGLVSFVLFGERPGRMMLGGIALSFGGSLLIFWSDSQTVSAGANPVLGNVLALAGSWCFSAYLLIGRRLRAGLPLPAYVWLAYGAAALLLAGASGVSGAPLSGFGTTAWAMLAGMALGPQLLGHTAYNWSLRHVSATFVAVVTLGEPVCSAAMAFVLFGEGFAPLQFGGFALLLAGIYLAARGEKA from the coding sequence TTGACCGATCGCGCTGCCGCCCCGCCCCGCTGGCTGCCCTTTGCCGTACTCGGCATCGGGCTGCTCGCCGTTTCGTTCGGCGCGATCTTCGCCCGCCTGGCCCAGGGCGAAGGTGTTCCGTCGTTCACCGTGGCGACCTGGCGGCTGGGGCTGGCGGCGCTGATCATCACGCCCGTCGCGCTGTTCCAGTCTCACCGCGCGCTCAAGGACCTGAACCGGCGTCAGTGCCTGCTTGCGCTGGCGGCCGGTTTCTTCCTCGCGCTGCATTTCGCGACGTGGGTCAGCTCGCTGGAGTACACCTCGGTCGCCTCCAGTACGGCCCTGGTCACGACCAACCCGTTGTGGATCGGACTGGTGTCCTTCGTGCTGTTCGGCGAGCGGCCGGGCCGCATGATGCTGGGCGGCATCGCGCTGTCCTTCGGCGGCAGTCTGCTGATCTTCTGGAGCGACAGCCAGACCGTAAGCGCCGGGGCGAATCCGGTGCTGGGGAATGTGCTCGCGCTGGCGGGTTCGTGGTGCTTTTCCGCCTATCTGCTGATCGGCAGGCGCCTTCGCGCGGGGCTTCCCCTGCCCGCCTACGTATGGCTTGCCTACGGTGCGGCCGCATTGCTGCTGGCCGGGGCGAGCGGCGTGTCAGGGGCTCCGCTGAGCGGTTTCGGCACGACTGCCTGGGCAATGCTTGCCGGCATGGCGCTCGGCCCGCAGCTGCTCGGACACACGGCCTACAACTGGTCGCTGCGGCATGTTTCGGCCACCTTCGTCGCCGTGGTTACCCTGGGCGAGCCCGTCTGCAGCGCAGCGATGGCTTTCGTCCTCTTCGGCGAGGGCTTCGCGCCGCTGCAGTTTGGCGGTTTCGCGCTGCTGCTGGCGGGCATTTATCTGGCCGCGCGCGGCGAGAAGGCCTGA
- a CDS encoding response regulator transcription factor, translating into MSETTGSDATIRLLLVDDHQLVRDGLRARLGDIPEIEIVGEAANGQQALAAAEALRPDLALVDVGLPDINGIELTGALARQRPELRVLILSMYDSQGYVMSAMRAGARGYVLKDAPSAEIIAAIRAVAAGGAYFSSALTAALSTPADDAATLTEREREVLILVAQGDSNKRIAQKLDVSVRTVETHRLNLRRKLGIETAAGLASYALKRGWIRG; encoded by the coding sequence ATGAGCGAAACAACCGGGTCCGACGCAACGATTCGCCTGCTGCTCGTCGACGATCATCAACTCGTGCGTGACGGCCTGCGGGCGCGGCTGGGGGACATCCCGGAGATCGAAATCGTCGGCGAGGCGGCCAACGGCCAGCAGGCCCTGGCGGCCGCCGAGGCCCTGCGGCCGGATCTTGCGCTGGTCGACGTCGGCCTTCCCGACATCAACGGCATCGAGCTGACCGGGGCACTCGCGCGGCAGCGCCCCGAGCTGCGCGTGCTGATCCTGAGCATGTACGACAGCCAGGGTTACGTGATGTCGGCGATGCGCGCCGGCGCGCGCGGCTATGTGCTCAAGGACGCCCCGTCGGCCGAGATCATCGCGGCGATCCGCGCGGTCGCGGCCGGGGGCGCCTATTTCAGCAGTGCCCTGACCGCCGCGCTGTCGACGCCAGCGGACGACGCAGCGACACTGACGGAACGCGAGAGGGAGGTGCTCATCCTGGTCGCCCAGGGCGACAGCAACAAACGCATTGCGCAGAAGCTTGACGTCAGCGTGCGTACCGTCGAGACACATCGCCTGAACCTGCGCCGCAAGCTCGGCATCGAGACCGCGGCGGGCCTCGCGAGCTACGCGCTGAAGCGCGGCTGGATCAGGGGTTGA
- a CDS encoding cache domain-containing protein, translated as MRLKHKVIVLAVLPLVAAVAAIAIMVAVQARDLERQQEVVLNEAMLVAKRAELQHYVQLAQTSIDHLYASGRDDEATKNEAKRILNEMNYGDDGYFFAYEISGLNIVHPRQSELVGHNLWEKHDSEGLPVIQRLIATATSGDGFLQYKWNKPSTGKETAKLGYVVRLDRWGWVLGTGIYLDDVEAVRNKLRDQMASRIAATVLGFTVVGIVAALIVFAGGMALNLSEHQLADRRLKGLAQRIVTSHEEERTRVARDLHDGLSQLLVSVKYHLELAKERALAGRDDVAEHIGKGLDGLGVAIGEIRSISYNLRPSLLDNLGLPAALQQLLDEFRVRTGIVVDADIAKVDLSADAAGATTLYRIAQEALTNIERHADARHVRLTLASGRGTVHLVIADDGRGFDTARIDYPRSGGIGLRNMRERIEHHGGQLAVNSMPGHTALRAVLPCPNAKKGSVS; from the coding sequence TTGCGTCTCAAGCACAAGGTCATCGTCCTGGCCGTGCTGCCGCTCGTCGCCGCAGTGGCGGCGATCGCGATCATGGTCGCGGTGCAGGCGCGCGACCTGGAGCGCCAGCAGGAGGTCGTGCTGAACGAGGCGATGCTGGTCGCCAAGCGCGCGGAATTGCAGCACTACGTGCAGCTCGCACAAACCTCGATCGACCACCTGTATGCCTCCGGCCGCGACGACGAGGCAACCAAGAACGAGGCCAAGCGCATCCTCAACGAGATGAACTACGGTGACGATGGCTATTTCTTTGCCTACGAGATCTCCGGCCTCAACATCGTCCATCCCCGCCAGTCGGAGCTGGTCGGCCACAACCTGTGGGAGAAGCACGACTCTGAAGGGCTTCCGGTCATCCAGCGCCTGATCGCGACCGCCACTTCTGGCGACGGGTTTCTCCAGTACAAGTGGAACAAGCCCTCGACGGGCAAGGAAACCGCCAAGCTGGGCTATGTCGTGAGGCTCGATCGCTGGGGCTGGGTCCTCGGGACCGGGATCTACCTCGACGACGTCGAGGCCGTCCGGAACAAGCTGCGCGACCAGATGGCGTCGCGCATCGCGGCGACCGTGCTGGGTTTCACCGTCGTGGGGATCGTCGCGGCCCTGATCGTGTTCGCGGGCGGCATGGCGCTGAACCTCAGCGAACACCAGCTCGCGGACCGCCGCCTGAAGGGACTGGCGCAGCGCATCGTGACCTCGCACGAGGAGGAGCGCACGCGGGTCGCCCGCGACCTGCACGACGGGCTCAGCCAGTTGCTGGTGTCGGTCAAGTACCACCTGGAACTCGCGAAGGAGCGGGCGCTTGCCGGGCGCGACGACGTCGCGGAACACATCGGCAAGGGGCTCGATGGCCTGGGGGTGGCGATCGGCGAGATCCGCAGCATCTCGTACAATCTGCGCCCCTCGCTGCTCGACAACCTCGGCCTGCCGGCCGCGCTGCAGCAGCTGCTCGACGAATTCCGCGTGCGTACCGGCATCGTCGTCGATGCCGATATCGCCAAAGTGGACCTGTCGGCCGATGCGGCCGGTGCAACGACGCTGTATCGCATCGCGCAGGAAGCGCTGACGAACATCGAGCGTCACGCCGACGCGCGCCATGTCCGCCTCACCCTGGCGTCCGGGCGAGGCACGGTGCACCTCGTGATCGCGGACGACGGGCGCGGCTTCGACACAGCGCGGATCGATTATCCCCGCAGTGGCGGCATCGGCCTGCGCAACATGCGCGAGCGCATCGAACACCACGGCGGACAACTTGCGGTCAACTCGATGCCGGGACACACCGCGCTCAGGGCCGTGCTGCCGTGCCCGAATGCGAAGAAGGGGAGCGTGTCATGA